The proteins below are encoded in one region of Hemiscyllium ocellatum isolate sHemOce1 chromosome 3, sHemOce1.pat.X.cur, whole genome shotgun sequence:
- the yipf3 gene encoding protein YIPF3 — MAAAAAAAGGKSNEWGAFEASSSAVIDMENMDDTSGSSFEDMGEMHQELKEEDDVGEEPAPTEDDDGAFLGMKGLKGQLGRDVADQVWQAGKRQASKAFNLYGNIDILRPYFDVEPIQVRNRLLESLIPVRMINFPQKVAGELYGPLMLVFTLVAILLHGMKTSGTVIREGTLMGTAIGTCFGYWLGVSSFVYFLGYLCNAQITMLQMLSLLGYGLFGPCIVLLVTYNVHLHSLFYLLWLIIGGLSTLRMVTVLLSRTVGQTQRLAVCGMLAALHMVFLLYLHFAYHRIVEGILDTLEGPNAGPVRYPRDIPELSKTLNSSVKSIVTSQKTQSL; from the exons ATGGCGGCGGCGgcggcagcagcaggagggaagAGCAACGAGTGGGGGGCGTTCGAG GCCAGCAGCTCAGCAGTGATAGACATGGAGAATATGGACGACACATCTGGTTCAAGTTTTGAGGATATGGGAGAGATGCATCAGGAACTGAAAGAGGAAGATGACGTTGGTGAGGAACCTGCACCAACAGAAGATGATGACGGTGCCTTCCTTGGTATGAAGGGGCTAAAAGGCCAGTTGGGCCGTGATGTAGCAGATCAG GTGTGGCAGGCAGGCAAGAGACAGGCATCAAAAGCTTTCAATCTGTATGGTAATATTGATATCCTCAGACCATACTTTGATGTTGAGCCTATCCAAGTTAGGAACAG GTTGCTGGAGTCTTTAATTCCAGTCCGAATGATCAATTTCCCTCAG AAAGTTGCAGGAGAGCTGTATGGCCCTTTGATGTTGGTTTTCACACTGGTGGCTATTCTTTTGCATGGGATGAAAACATCTGGGACGGTAATT AGAGAGGGCACACTTATGGGCACTGCAATCGGAACCTGCTTTGGTTATTGGCTGGGTGTTTCCTCCTTTGTCTACTTCCTGGGCTATTTGTGTAATGCACAGATtacaatgctgcagatgctgtcaCTACTG GGCTATGGTCTGTTTGGACCCTGCATCGTGTTGCTTGTCACCTACAATGTTCATCTCCATTCCCTTTTCTATCTATTGTGGCTTATCATTGGAGGACTGTCCACACTCAGAATG GTCACAGTGCTGCTGTCTCGTACAGTTGGACAAACTCAGCGACTTGCTGTCTGTGGGATGCTGGCTGCCCTGCACATGGTCTTCCTGCTGTACTTACACTTTGCTTACCACAGAATTGTAGAAG GTATCCTCGATACCTTGGAGGGACCCAATGCTGGGCCAGTGAGATATCCTCGGGACATACCAGAACTTTCCAAAACTTTGAACAGCTCGGTGAAATCGATTGTAACCAGCCAGAAGACGCAATCACTCTGA